DNA sequence from the Osmia lignaria lignaria isolate PbOS001 chromosome 2, iyOsmLign1, whole genome shotgun sequence genome:
TTGCAACTACCCCCGGGGGCCGtcgaaaaaatacaattttttgttGCACTTGGAAATATTGCGAATAATAACGCTTGAATTATGTTTGAATAATATTCGTAAAAAGCTTCGAAACGTAtgctttccttcttcctttttaaataaataagtatattatattatcccACTTATCACATACCAcgtcatatatttatttatatacaaataaataaatgagtGTACAATACTAcgtgtttatttaaaaaatttcttgaaaCTTTCATTCATAAATTATTGCTAAGGATTTATTACATTTTCAAGAATTCAAAAATGAttcgaaaaatgattaaaaagtgAGTAGAAACGGAAAAGGAACTTTGGTAAGTAATTTACATAAATcaaatatacaattacaaaaagaaaatccaaGTCATAACGAGTTCGCTATCAGAGTCGCAAAgatatgtttaattaaaatcatttcgcATCATCGAATCGTCAATTTAATCTATGATTTTCTAAATAAACGACGATAGCGAAcatgtattttttaaaaaaatgcaacGCTTCTCACTTCACTTTCGATTCATTGTTATCGTTCGAAATAtcaattgtaaaatgaaatcGCCTTAAAATTACACACTGAACCATTCAAACTAAAATTACTTCTAGTGGAAAGTTCCGTGCGAAAAACATTCATTGACGAGTAATAAAGACAGGCATTATCTACGCTGCATACGTTAATTAATGTGGTATGTACGCTCGGGTGCAACTTAggcttcttttaattaatattacattaatttcgTAAGATGCTTTAGTTGCACGCGAGTATATCAAGTTcttaataatttcaaacattGTATAACTTTGCGTGTAtcagaatttattatattctcTATCTTAATTATAGATGTTGCGTAATTTCGATTTATCcgagaagaaaattattattttttatattatacgaAATTATAAACTTACAAATGTACGCTATTTCTTCGTTTCGTAATAGCACGTCTAATATTCTATTTATGATCATTGTACATCAATCGTCAGGAATAAACCGTACAACATACACAGTGTGTTCTAATTTCAACTGTATACAACTTCGTTATTTCCTcgattatttattcataaatataacaaaatttattatacaaaacgaTGTTAATTGTGCGTTGCAAAATAGACGCAACAAAAGATATAGTTGCacttgaaaaaaagaagaaagaagggatGTCGTATTACTCTTCATTTTTGTACGAACAGTTTTGTTATGTTATATATCTAAATAATCTGAGGAAATAACGATAGCGTAAACGTTATAAGCTGGTAATATTATACTTGCGAATGCCGCTTCGCAAAGAGGAGGGTGCAAGTAGAACATAAGAAGCATATTAGTAAAtaccttaaaaaaagaaaatttgtttttctttgtaTGTTATCACTTTACATTTGAAAAACTCTTAATATAAATCTACTAATTGTAAAAATGCAATTTATCCGACGCCATGCATCACACATCATCGTATtatcatcgtcatcgtcgttaCTTTAAATCGTAGAAATGACATAAAAATCCTTCGCTTACTAAAAACTATACAGTTAATAACATTAGTAGTTACTTTTCTTCCCTTATtcctaatttttcattattacaatattgtgttttttttttctttcaagtcGATATtggtattttttttcattttccatctgAAAGGACTTTTTCTAATATGAACTTTttgatacgataataatataCGTGATTATGATCGATTGGATATTATAAAAGCTTTACGAACAAGTTAAAATTATGTCAAGTGTATCATGTTCTTTTCttatcgatgaaaaaaaaaagaaacgaatccgCTTACTTAATTgagaattatttcaaatatgtatattgtacatattcttttttttttttttttcaccacaATTGATCTTTCATTTTTGCGCGCGCGGTCTTTATTACCCATATTCTCTCAGTGTAAACAGCAAAAAATTCATTCACACTTATTTTGCTCGCGTATTTGCACCTTACAATTATCAAAACAGTTCGCGCACTGTTTTGTTGTCATAAAAAAGTTCACCCACTTGTGTTAAAAACTTGTTCCGGAaggtctctttttttttttacttttcttattttcttatacAGACGAAAGCATCAATACTGCGCGATTTTTCTGCATCTACAACAATAATACGTCGGTAATGCTTCTATTATGGATCGTTAATATCTTACTATGTCTATTTGTTTATTAACTTATCCCGGATCAAAAGTTTTAGCTTGCTCTTCAGTCATGCAACACTACTTTTCGaatcattttctaatatttcgTTCTTTCTTAAACAGTCAGGCCTTCCAAGgtataaaagaaaacgatacaTTGAAAGATATCCGAGCAAacgataaaataattgttataaaaagtataataaaattgtgTGCATATAtccatttgtttatttattctcttCTATGAAGAAAAGTATTACCTGAGGAAGGaaccattatttttcttattttttctttcatatGCTAAATCGTATCGCGCAAGATGAAGCGTTAAGAGAGCTGAGAAATTGTTTCATGCGAAgatttacaaatattaatatacCTTGCATAGTTTTCAAAAAGATTCTAAGATACTGTTGGAACCTTTCGTCGTATATTTCGTTTTTATCGATTATTAACGAGCAATTACTCGAGCAAAAGTGTCGATATTGATTATTATAATGATCTTtttgaaaagaataataatgattatgatggtgatgatggtgatggtgatAATGACGATAATAATGACGATGACGGCGatggtgatggtgatgatgatgacgaCGACAGTGACAACAACAATGATaatgatgacgatgacgatTATAATAAGACTGAAAGTGATATTCATGATAATGGTGTCGACTGCGATGCAAACATTTCTTGTTTTCCATGGCGTTCTTAAATCCTGGCAGTGAAAAACGAGTTAACATGAATGGCGACGATGTATATCTTGGTATATACGATAGATTGTTTGCTCTTATTGGTGATGATAACTTCTGGGCCAGATTCGGCCTTATTCGGGATCACCAGTTAGCCATGCCAGGTTTATTTAATGTCATGAAGTAAATCTGGCACGAACTTCCACCTTTTGCTGATGAGAAAAATACCTGAAAAACACAAAGGAATTCGTgttattacaaataaatgaaaatattttaagtagACCAAGTTATTGCCCCTATAAATACCTTATCATTACGCTCGCAAAGGAACTTGAGCCGTTGAGCTTTCTTGTGCATGAATACACCATCGAGGTGCCCGCTCTCTACGCTTCTAATCTCAATAGCTTTATTACCCCAGCCCATAATCTGCCCTGTGCCAATGTAGGCAACACTCGTAGGCATCTCACCCCATTGAAGGACCATGGTTTTCGAAACTCTACCGTATGTGTTTACGTATACACCTTCATTGTCGTAGCATAACAATAGCTGCATACCATTGCTATTTGGTAATGCGACGATGCAATGTGGACAAATAGGACCCTGAGtctgtaatttaaaaatatattgttactACAACTACAGAGGATGACTGTTTCGATATTTCAATCGTCTTTGAAGAAAATCTTACATGTTTTGGTAGATAAATATCGTAAACGGTAGCAGAATCCAAATCAACAGCGTGAAAACCATCAGCACTACCATAGATAACCTTCAACCTTGTACCTTCTTCTATAGTAAGGTCGACGAGAAGTGGTCTATGCGCTAGTTCACCGAACGATTTAAAAGCCATAAATTTGTGGTATGGTTTTGGCGCCCAAGCATAAATCTCTATGGAATCCTTTAGCGCGATGACCAGAAACTTTATTCTTTCGTATTTAACTATTTTAAAGTGTACCGCGCCTTGAAGGTCGCCAACGTTAATCCATCCATTGCGTCGTTCCACTtgctgtaaaaataaaattcgaatGTATCGGATACACCTTAGTGTGAAAGATATACTTTCAGGTTTCATAAAGAACTTACATCACTGTGTCCGTCGGTTCTTAAAATCTTACTTTTCAACCAGGAAAGATAATACACCCGTACTCGATTCTTCTTCCCACTAATTGTAACCAAAATATTTTGACCTTCAAGAACTTCCATTTGTTGAAATCGTCTTCTACTTATTAACTGATAAACTTTGCCTTGTCCGCTTCTATCCAACAGCATAAGACCATTCTCCGTAccaattaataaatttactCCTGTAAGCATACGGATATTACGTTAAATTAATAACGTGAACATACATAACTATTTCATAAAGATTAAACATACTCACCCCATAGTGCAGCACAGAGAATTTCACTGTTGAAACGTTTCTTATATTTGCGTATCTCTGGTGTATCAGACGCAAGATCATGACTGGTCGGAGTTACATTAACATTCACGTGAGATTCCCTTCTGGCTGGTCCGGCACCGAATCCAAAAGTCAGGAAGGATCTCTGCTTCTGTTGAAGCGCAAATGGGGGTGGTGATTTAACTGCTTGGCGATACTGTAACAAAATATACTTTGAGATTCCGCTCGGCTAGAAATCGGATGTTAAATAAATCAAACCATTAAAGAGAGAGTTATATTACTGTAATTAATAATGCTACGAAGAAAACCAGTAAAACGGTATTAAAGAGagaattagaagaaaaatattataggtaGATATGTACGATGAAATTACATGCAGttagaatatattaaattcacacaagaaaattaatgaagagATATAAAGTTTCTTTAAGAATTCAATATAATCGTATGTAGTGAAAGAAACCTAAGACTGTTATCAATTTCCTTAACCAGTTCTACAAGAAGAAATCAATAACACAATGTTCTACATAGTAATACGAGCATACAATTCATTAATAACTACActgaaaaagagaaatggaaaaGGAAAGGAGGGGGCAAGACTGGTCAATAAAACTACCTAGCAGGCCCGTGTCTGATTGTTAGGGATAGACTGGATCAAAGCAGTGATGGACATTAGGACAATCTTTCGTTTAACGTGTTAGTTCCTAATTGATCTGTGTTTTGTAATTGCCCTGATGCCCATGTCCCTGATATACGAGGTTGAGAAAGTAGAAAGGTGTGATCCCTTTGTGATGACATATGCAGTGATTGTGGTCACAAAAACAAGCACAAACTCCAGAAATGATTGTAACAAATGAGATATGAAGCAGAAAGTGACATAAACAGTGACAGAAATAAAGGACAGGTGAGATAAATGAAGgacataaaaaatatcatatcataATTGATATCAGGTGTGTAGCACCAAGGACAGATGTACAAGAAAATCAAAACGAGGACAGCATGAATTACGTGTATAGAAAACTGGCATTCCATACATGAAACATTAAGAGTGAtagaagaaattttttattgttatttcttTCATAGAATTTCCTGCATAGGAGGAAACACATTCTCATTTGATAAACATATTATTGCAAAAAGAAGGCAGAAAAGCAACACTGAATGGTAAATCGATATCGAATGGGTACTTACATTGCAATTAGTATTGGGATTGGAATGGTCAGTAGAAAGGGCCCTGCTCTTCGGATTAAAGCTCCCACGTGTCCCACAACACACAACAGAATTCTGAATTAGTCACGTTGACAGACGATATGGGACTGTTTTGTGCGGGGTTTTTCGTGTAAAATACAATGGACAAAACGGATGAATCAAACTTAATGATTTTCTTACGACTTCGGCCACCAAAGTACTTATTCATAAGCAAttgtatttttatacaattcgtGTCCTTTATAGaagtatgaaaaattaattatctgcCAGagtgattaaccctttcactggcGACCTCCATTGCGGTAGAAAAACGATCTGTGTGCTAATttagtaattaattatatttaaaacgtacttttattttcgtttcagaggaataattgaaatttatgactGCGACATCTGGGCTGGGTTTAAAGGGCGTTAAGAAAGTAATGGTCATAAAGATGATTCTCCAAATCATGGTGGGTGGATATTACCGATGATCTGATAATTAAGGAGAAGTGAATTTTCAATCAAATGAACATTACACTTGTGGGAACTATTATAACTTTTGTCCCATGCATTTTTCTGTTGTATTCTCGAATTCAACGACGTTTCatttatatatagaaaaaaTCCGATTCTAAAACTATAATTGTGCAAAAATAATACTATGATAGTAATGGAAAAAGAGCAAAGATCCTACGAAGCGTTCAATGATAAATCAAACATAgaaagtatttcttcttttcaagtAAATTTTTAACAATGTACAGAACAAAAATACTATGTGCATGATGAACTTAGTGACGGCTAAAAAGAAAGCAAAAATTTCATCTAGTTCACTGTTCACATTtgcgagaaagaaagaggaataCGAATacgaaacgaaataaaaaaaagaaaaaaaaaaaatagacataACACCGATCACAGAATGAAGAATTGCACGAAGAACACAAAAAAGATCGAAGCTTCAATGAATTCTACCGAAAAAAGCAGTACTTTGTATTTTTACAAATTGTCTGATCTATTCGATAACGTCTTCGAATCAAAAGTGTTCGATCGTTTCACAATTTACCGCTTTTCCTCGATAGTGGCAATGTTCGTTATATTTCTTTCAATGCACTGGAAACGTACATTCAATGAAAGATACATCTCTTATAGAGATATATGAACATGAACGAACCATTAAACGTATGAGTGCATTAACGTATACGTAGAAAGAACgagataaaaatgatatataaatatgatCCAACCTCCTCGCTGGTAGTTTTGTCTTGTCGTTGACCCGGCGATGATGTGAGAAGATCCGGCAAGACAGAGCTAGGTCGAGATCCAGGGGATGAATCTGATCTCTGGAAATCAGCTCCACCGCCTGCACCTCTTGGACGATCGCTGCTTTCTCGATTCTGTAATGGAATCAATTTACGTTTAAATCGATCATTTCAGTGGGATACAAAGATCAAAGAAAAAATATGGAACGAAATCTGCTTGAAGATTAACACCTGAATTTTGattctacaaaaaaaaaaatcctccaTAAATgcgtttcatttaatttctctTAATGTGAAATCTAAAAATTAGCCTAGGAAGAGTCAGGGAGAGACCAACCTCCTATTTCCCTGCAATTCTCCTGGACTCAAAATaaagattaaattttaaattattcctttAATTCCTTAATAATAAAAGGGAAGACTAAATTATGATGATAAGATCTTATATCGTTCCTGGTGACCTGTTAGAAATAAAAACGTAGTCTTAAAAGCATAGAAAAGAAATACGCATTTACGTTACAAAGGATCTTCTAAATTATGTCATTTAAGAACAAGAAGACCGGTCGAGATGGGCCACCTTCTTTTGCATTAAacgttataataattttagCTCTCTAAACGACTTTTTTTTCCAACGCTGCCCAACTAAACGACTGCATTTTTAAATTCAGGTTTTAATACCATCAAGCAGACtgtgaattaataaaaaaaaaagaaaaaaaaagaaaattcatcaaACATTAAATGGAAAAATCGATAGACATAAAGGAGCACAGAAAAGGAAAGGGATCTTTATGAAATGATAGGCAACGAGAATCAGGATCGAAGAATACTATCAAAATGTCGACAAAAAAATAGTGCAAGCAAAAAATGGgggggaaaaatgaaaatgggtGTAAGATAAGCAATAGATGAAGTAATTACTCAGGCAAATATGAATAAACTTGACTAAATCAATAAATCTATACATCAGTACTAACGATAAAGCTTAACAGAAATAAATGAACATCGAACATTTCTTTCTCACGtactaattaaaaaagaaagaatctaTACATCAGTATAACTAAGCTTAATATCTGAAAAGAACATCTTTACACACTTAAATTGTAAAAAGTACACAGTGCAGAACACAAAATAAAATGCATTCATGCATCAAATATATCTGAATGAATAAAAATCGCTTGGATATTTGTATCGTCTATCTACTACACAGCTAAACATATAATAAATAGTACATACGTTTCTGAAAATAACAATGTAAGCATAGAATAAGCAGCTTCTTTTCTCTTTGTACTAATTAAATTAGTAAAGCGTGCAACatgataaaatatcaaatttcctATGAAGATATATCGATTGTACATAGATTTAAATCTACAGgatgttaaaaaaagaaaaggttcaGGACCTTAAGGGTAGATAATGACagaatttcgaataaaattttatctaaataattttcatataaatattgaagattattaaaataaaaatttattcattattcgagACAAGTTGTACTGAACAGGGGTCGACAAACTGATACCGTTCTACGTAATTTCTGTAGGTTTAATTCTAAGGGTGACGTATATCACCcccatttattaaaattttttttcttcatctctCGAGTGTTATCTACTCCTAAAATTCTGAATCATTTTTTTAACAGCCTGCATACATACAACTCAAGTGTTGCGATAGATTTATCGTGTAACTCTTTTAGACTTTTATCCTTAACGCAATACATTACACATTCTACTACCACTGTGTACAAAATGTTTTGTACGAACACGAAACATTATGTAAGTAACACGCGATATCTGTAAATAAAAGGAACTGTGTTACTTGCCTAACATTCCTTGTTAGTACAATAGTCGAAATAATTGGATTGTATAACTGAAAATCCGTAATTTCATTATAAGGTACATAATCACTTAGGCTTAAATTACAACAAATAAAGAATTTGTTTTAACGACAAACAATGTTCAAGATAAGTATCATTGATCGATACTTTCTCGAACGATTATCAAGAGAAATGCTGAAAAATGTCATTtagcatatacatatatttgattCACTGTACAAGAATAAgcgcaattaaattaaataattttattatttattgtggCATTAATATTAGGCTGTATCGTATGAAATGATAGATTTTGAAACATAGAAAATCTGACACGATTGTCGGGCTGTCTACATTTCAAGACTGTCCACTAGATATGATACAACTAAATAATCAGATACTTCagggaaacagaagaaaaaagaacataAAAGATGACCAACATTGCTGCATTTGTACATTAGTTTTATGAATAACGATGAAAGAACACAAAACGCACTTCGTATTATACCCAAGACAAAGCATGCTTGTGACACATGCTGCGATATAACAATAcacaaacatatatatatatatatcacatACGACGATTGGTAAACATGAGCAATCATGCAAAAAAGACAATCAATTTCGATGACAAGGTATCGAACCGTACGCACTCACGAGGACGTGTGTGAAGGTGTAACGCACACCCGCACCCACGCACGCACGTACGCATACATTTGTATGTATGAATAAAAGTTAACATATTCGATGTTATCCTGGATTTATGGTGGCAAttcctttatatttttctgtGGGTACTGTTTCTTGTTTCCTTTTcctataaaataatgatttctCTTCGGTACGATCTTGATTCACGACCGTGCAATTTCCAAGCTCAatgatatttaagaaaaaaaaaaaaaaaaaaaatagagaacaaaggaaaatgttaacaCAGAACACACGCACACAGGATCCGCATAAAAACGattagtttttcttttcttctttttaagcTGCATGAGCCTGATTCATTGATAACGATATCCCCTTTGTTTAATGCTTCTTTGTATATTAAGATTCTTGCATGAACATGCATCACAGATTAACTCTTTTTTAAATCGTTATACTGTTATCGTAACACTGTTGAATACCAATTTATAAATCCAGTGATTAGAGATCGTACATGCAGGCacaaaaaggaaatgatacttCATTTGTATGCTGATAAATTTCGCAAGGTTTTAAGAATCGTCTATCATTAGTTAGAATGCATCCTTATACACACActcgtattaaaaaaaaatgagaaattaatTCACAAATGAAAGtatatatgaaatattaattaaatgttaatttaaaagCGAATTCCTTTTTTGTATCAGTTACTTTAACATCAGAAGAAACCTAATTAATTGAGATCGAACCAAATTTCTCGTTAATTGGCTTCTTTATTAAATCCCGCGATGTTTCGTCGTGATGATCGTAGAATTCTAGTTAGATACTGGTAATAATTACCAGTTTGTCCACACGGTCATGTATCGTCGAAACAAGATGAATATCTTCAAAGAAATTCCATGCGGTTATTCCTTCCTTATTAGACTTGGAATTTGAGACAATAATTGTAGAAACAAGCTTTGatgtatataatattaaacGCAACAAAATTAAGGAGAATAGTGGTAGTAGTAGAagtaataattagtaattatagTATTATTCTCATCCTGTGGATTAATAAAAGCCAGTAATGCTCATACAACAATGAATTTCGCATCGACCccattttcaacaatttacaataataatctGAAAAGTTACATTCGGTAAAATTGTTAACAATAGCGACGATAGTAGAgattataaaaacatttttcgTACAATAACAACCCCCATCCCCCCCAGACTAATTCTCCACGACACTTCAAGattaaatatttatgatataAATTTTCTTATGCAATATGAATGACACACATTTCACAAATGTGATTTGTTTAGTAAGGACAAACACATCATGAGTGAAGAAAATAAATCAGGTAAAGGGATTAAACGCAGAACATCGTAAAAGAAACAGTAAACAGTAAGTACAGAAAGCCTGCATTAATTGTTTATCAATAGCTTCAagattgattattaatatgcaATAAAGATTTCTTTACCGATTAAATAAGTCGCTTTTTAATGCTACCCAATAAAATTCATGAACAATTTAATGAAATCTCAATGCAACAAACAAAACTATGAAAGCAAGGAAGAGTATTGTATATTAATAAAGTGAAAAAATGTCCTCGTCCTAAGTTATAACAATACTATTAGTAACACTATTAGCATTAGTAATTATATATGACATTAGATCCATTGTaccaaaaaatatgtataaatataatgtaTGTTATTAATATTCTAATGTATCTCCATAAAAGATTTGTGGGCCATTGTTCGAACGAACGATCTAGTTAAAAAGTAGTACAGGAGGtaatatagtaatactgatgatagaataatattgataatgttaataattaatgtATCCTACTGATATCTGGTAAATCTGAAAAgtaaaaccaaaaaaaaagaaaacgtaatAAAGACAGAGGAAGGAATAATAGGAAAATGCGCCTAAAAAAGTCAAGCGTAGCTGACTAGCTTGCTATGTCGAATTATTATACATGGTTAGACATCGGAAAACTGAACGTAAAGGTCCAAGTTTCAAATATGTCTgtcaatatttcttttacaataAGATAACATAACACAAAATAAATTCACCAcgaattcaaatattaaataaatatatgaatacAACATATTGCACagaaaaaagataaatgaaattgtaaaaaaagaacATGTATGTGAGAAAGTCTTGCAATCATCATTTCATGTCTACTTATTATTATTTGAGAAAATCTtcatatttctataaaattcagGGTACCACTTTGAAACCAAAAACATTCACAATTCAACCTTAAATTTTACATCTATTATTCGGCCAACGAATGGCACCTTTTTCCTATTATACAATTATTCCTTTACCCTAATAAACACCCTTTATcataaaattagaaatgaaaagtGTATAGAAATATCGACAGACATATCAGGGAGGTAGACATTTTCGAGATGGAACTTCGAAAATCCACAAAAAAAGGGTACCAAAGACCGAAGGTagagattaaataaaaaaaaattaaaaaaaaaaaaacaaaaaaaaaacaggtgaTGCGGTTAAGGTGTCTTTCAGGCAAGCACACAGGCAGGGCTTTGTAGGGGGGACTGACCTGGATAACAATGGGGCTGTATTCGCTAGCCGTTGTACTGGCCGTAGATTTAATAGTTCCTGCTTCGTCAATCGCGGCCGAAACCGCGTCTGATGGTCTACAACTGCGTCTTCTCATAGTGCCATCTTTTTCACGTCCAAAGTCGAACCTTCTGCCCTCGTGTTTACTACCGAAAACGATCTCGCTCTCGGTCTTTTCCCTTCTAGGCCTTTGTAGGCCATCACGACCGAACGAAAAGTCTGTCAGCACCGGTTCACCGGCGCTCACAGATGTACCTTTTTTACCAACGATACCGGCAACACTTATCTCGCTTCCACGACGATTACCACTTGAGAATATACTCGACCGCGTGAAATCGGATTTCTGTAAATATGCAGAATGCCTTGTCGAAGGGAAAAAGTCTGAATTTTCGCGACGAAAAGCTCGTGCAAACGCGCTCGACGTATTGCCGAGCTTCGAATCGCTTTCCTGTCTTCTATGAACCGCCTTTaactgttgttgttgctgttgctgttgttgctttTGATGATGTTGCTGTTGAGGATTATTATCGTACTTTCTACGCGACAATTGTTCTTGATTTTTTAAAGTTTTCTCCGATGAGGACGTTGAACGATCCTCGTTAACCGAGTGATGATTCGTTTCCGTTGTATCTTGCGTATGCTCTTGTTGTTTCATTTTATCCAATCTATCGTTAAAACCCTGAAAGAAGCGGGTGAAATCCCACTCCTTCAGAAGGAGCTGCTCGTCTGCTTCCGAACACCGGTTGTTGCTAGCCGTCGTGGCTCGATCGTCTGACATCTGACTAAGTTTCTAGGGAGTGCGCACGAGGGTAATAAACATGATGACgacagaaattaaaaaaaaaaaaaaaaaaagaagaaaaaaaaaagaaaataacatacACAAAATAGGAGAGATAAAGAAATTGCGTGCGGCGATACATAACATGATATATAGCTGCGATGGCAGTGCAATGCAATGATTCAAGTGAATGGTATAATTCAAGTTACTTGCAACGGTGGTGataatcataaaattattattatatgttatATTGATTTACTAGATGCGATGCGCTTGATTAATgagttaattaatgaaattcttcTTTCATAAAACGTTCACCACCGCGGCAATGCAATGTACGTGTAACGCACCACAAGTGCATATCGGAACTGTACAAAAGATTGAATTACAAGAATTCTTTTAGGACGAATAATACCGGTGAACAAATATTTCTGACTTATTACAGAATATCAATG
Encoded proteins:
- the msn gene encoding serine/threonine-protein kinase msn isoform X4, whose amino-acid sequence is MAHNLAPSVNCSLDDIDLNALKEPAGIFELIEVVGNGTYGQVYKGRHTKTGQLAAIKVMDVTEDEEEEIKLEINVLKRYSNHRNIATYYGAFVKKSSPGKDDQLWLVMEYCGAGSVTDLVKSTKGQSLKEEWIAYISREILRGLSYLHSNKVIHRDIKGQNVLLTDNAEVKLVDFGVSAQLDRTIGRRNTFIGTPYWMAPEVIACDENPDATYDNRSDLWSLGITALEMAESQPPLCDLHPMRALFLIPRNPPPRLKSKKWAKKFHGFIETVLVKDYHQRPYTEQLLKHPFIRDQPTERQVRIQLKDHIDRCKKRKQEKERDDYRYSGSENEEDEPALAGEPSSIVQAPGGDTLRRNFQQIQEGRTLTQEVAPQPPAAKEKPSGRSQRDIPEPGPPARPAIPHRLIVVPDPQPPSRPLPPTPRDDPRQPHKVSTPPSNHQPLISGGGSGGSGGQAASQRNSHVFKPMLPPRKPEDLDMLAAQLNELGVSQGPEAPPRPNRQHKGPAASSTSNLVQPVSSNDQNSKQMPQSSSILDQALSVESDSDDDLEDVGGNNARNDGTLLASDPPKPLPSTDPSSTSSHNAQNSHLEGKPKGGAPNRPLPPTPDEEESGDRTLVMKRKLSQMSDDRATTASNNRCSEADEQLLLKEWDFTRFFQGFNDRLDKMKQQEHTQDTTETNHHSVNEDRSTSSSEKTLKNQEQLSRRKYDNNPQQQHHQKQQQQQQQQQLKAVHRRQESDSKLGNTSSAFARAFRRENSDFFPSTRHSAYLQKSDFTRSSIFSSGNRRGSEISVAGIVGKKGTSVSAGEPVLTDFSFGRDGLQRPRREKTESEIVFGSKHEGRRFDFGREKDGTMRRRSCRPSDAVSAAIDEAGTIKSTASTTASEYSPIVIQNRESSDRPRGAGGGADFQRSDSSPGSRPSSVLPDLLTSSPGQRQDKTTSEEYRQAVKSPPPFALQQKQRSFLTFGFGAGPARRESHVNVNVTPTSHDLASDTPEIRKYKKRFNSEILCAALWGVNLLIGTENGLMLLDRSGQGKVYQLISRRRFQQMEVLEGQNILVTISGKKNRVRVYYLSWLKSKILRTDGHSDQVERRNGWINVGDLQGAVHFKIVKYERIKFLVIALKDSIEIYAWAPKPYHKFMAFKSFGELAHRPLLVDLTIEEGTRLKVIYGSADGFHAVDLDSATVYDIYLPKHTQGPICPHCIVALPNSNGMQLLLCYDNEGVYVNTYGRVSKTMVLQWGEMPTSVAYIGTGQIMGWGNKAIEIRSVESGHLDGVFMHKKAQRLKFLCERNDKVFFSSAKGGSSCQIYFMTLNKPGMANW
- the msn gene encoding serine/threonine-protein kinase msn isoform X6, whose amino-acid sequence is MAHNLAPSVNCSLDDIDLNALKEPAGIFELIEVVGNGTYGQVYKGRHTKTGQLAAIKVMDVTEDEEEEIKLEINVLKRYSNHRNIATYYGAFVKKSSPGKDDQLWLVMEYCGAGSVTDLVKSTKGQSLKEEWIAYISREILRGLSYLHSNKVIHRDIKGQNVLLTDNAEVKLVDFGVSAQLDRTIGRRNTFIGTPYWMAPEVIACDENPDATYDNRSDLWSLGITALEMAESQPPLCDLHPMRALFLIPRNPPPRLKSKKWAKKFHGFIETVLVKDYHQRPYTEQLLKHPFIRDQPTERQVRIQLKDHIDRCKKRKQEKERDDYRYSGSENEEDEPALAGEPSSIVQAPGGDTLRRNFQQIQEGRTLTQEVAPQPPAAKEKPSGRSQRDIPEPGPPARPAIPHRLIVVPDPQPPSRPLPPTPRDDPRQPHKVSTPPSNHQPLISGGGSGGSGGQAASQRNSHVFKPMLPPRKPEDLDMLAAQLNELGVSQGPEAPPRPNRQHKGPAASSTSNLVQPVSSNDQNSKQMPQSSSILDQALSVESDSDDDLEDVGGNNARNDGTLLASDPPKPLPSTDPSSTSSHNAQNSHLEGGAPNRPLPPTPDEEESGDRTLVMKRKLSQMSDDRATTASNNRCSEADEQLLLKEWDFTRFFQGFNDRLDKMKQQEHTQDTTETNHHSVNEDRSTSSSEKTLKNQEQLSRRKYDNNPQQQHHQKQQQQQQQQQLKAVHRRQESDSKLGNTSSAFARAFRRENSDFFPSTRHSAYLQKSDFTRSSIFSSGNRRGSEISVAGIVGKKGTSVSAGEPVLTDFSFGRDGLQRPRREKTESEIVFGSKHEGRRFDFGREKDGTMRRRSCRPSDAVSAAIDEAGTIKSTASTTASEYSPIVIQNRESSDRPRGAGGGADFQRSDSSPGSRPSSVLPDLLTSSPGQRQDKTTSEEYRQAVKSPPPFALQQKQRSFLTFGFGAGPARRESHVNVNVTPTSHDLASDTPEIRKYKKRFNSEILCAALWGVNLLIGTENGLMLLDRSGQGKVYQLISRRRFQQMEVLEGQNILVTISGKKNRVRVYYLSWLKSKILRTDGHSDQVERRNGWINVGDLQGAVHFKIVKYERIKFLVIALKDSIEIYAWAPKPYHKFMAFKSFGELAHRPLLVDLTIEEGTRLKVIYGSADGFHAVDLDSATVYDIYLPKHTQGPICPHCIVALPNSNGMQLLLCYDNEGVYVNTYGRVSKTMVLQWGEMPTSVAYIGTGQIMGWGNKAIEIRSVESGHLDGVFMHKKAQRLKFLCERNDKVFFSSAKGGSSCQIYFMTLNKPGMANW